From the genome of Colletotrichum destructivum chromosome 10, complete sequence, one region includes:
- a CDS encoding Putative quinoprotein amine dehydrogenase, beta chain, translating into MCGMKPGDRRSGLSQQVIQTQLPAHVRYACTHLVHHLEQAKMKVKDNDEFHQFIKVHLLHWLEALSILGQPGKAIDLADRLVRVVEVFDFLQDSDSFAFNHMSTFSQYPLQLYWSALSFSPTASIVRQTFHDCIPKCIAFQTSHETSWPPLIRSMIPEGDPEVDYKELKISSLAVSPDSSLVAGGYHYNMIQIWSMSTGEPLHRIFLDTIENDDNGHQCHSVSILVFSGDSKHLITTSFQMQCFHIYKTECGSLERIISNMDGDVCHIDASLEGDIFASAHEAGAVALWSISTGKRLRLLLSPANSIAESPTTTSPEYVGFSADSRSVAAIFFNDDETCIWDTTTGHLVRTIQRNKPYITSHTHFWNTPPFGTPKNEAILTALLSLINY; encoded by the exons ATGTGCGGCATGAAACCAGGAGATCGCCGTTCTGGACTGTCCCAGCAGGTGATCCAAACGCAGCTCCCGGCACATGTACGATACGCTTGTACGCATCTTGTACATCATCTGGAGCAAGCCAAAATGAAGGTGAAAGACAACGACGAGTTCCACCAGTTTATCAAAGTTCATCTTCTCCACTGGCTCGAGGCTCTCAGCATTCTGGGTCAACCGGGAAAAGCGATTGATTTAGCCGACAGATTAGTGAGAGTAGTTGAG GTGTTCGACTTTCTCCAGGATTCAGACTCATTCGCTTTCAACCACATGTCGACCTTTTCCCAATATCCCCTCCAGTTGTATTGGTCCGCACTGTCATTTTCACCAACGGCAAGCATAGTACGGCAGACGTTTCACGATTGCATCCCGAAATGCATCGCTTTCCAAACATCGCACGAGACATCCTGGCCTCCTCTGATACGCTCAATGATTCCAGAGGGCGACCCCGAAGTAGACTATAAGGAGTTGAAGATTTCGTCTCTGGCTGTTTCTCCCGATTCGAGTCTAGTCGCAGGCGGGTATCATTACAACATGATTCAGATTTGGTCAATGTCGACCGGCGAACCTTTGCACAGGATCTTTCTCGACACTATTGAAAATGACGACAACGGGCATCAATGCCATTCCGTCTCAATTCTCGTCTTCTCAGGAGACTCGAAGCACTTGATAACAACATCTTTTCAAATGCAATGTTTCCACATCTACAAGACAGAATGCGGGTCGCTTGAACGCATCATTTCCAATATGGACGGGGATGTGTGCCATATCGACGCGTCCCTGGAAGGAGACATTTTCGCCTCGGCGCACGAGGCCGGTGCCGTTGCTCTGTGGTCCATATCGACTGGGAAACGACTTCGATTGCTACTGTCGCCAGCCAACAGCATCGCGGAAAGCCCCACGACAACAAGTCCCGAATATGTTGGGTTTTCAGCAGATTCTCGATCCGTGGCAGCGATTTTCTTCAATGACGATGAAACCTGCATCTGGGATACGACCACTGGTCACCTCGTTCGGACCATCCAACGCAACAAGCCCTACATAACgtcacatacccactttTGGAACACCCCCCCATTTGGAACACCTAAAAATGAAGCTATCCTAACAGCACTACTATCTTTAATTAATTACTGA
- a CDS encoding Putative NACHT nucleoside triphosphatase, P-loop containing nucleoside triphosphate hydrolase — protein sequence MSDPLLYTIGWICAIVPEFVPARLFLDEEHKDPVSVSKHDSNSYKLGRIGKHNFVIAVLPHGEYGLNSAATVARDMLHTFKNVKNDIRLGDIVVSSPGDGHGGVFQYDVGKSLHSGRFRTTGFLNKPPTALMTALNSLISDIEIKGNWLGDVIKKALRSKTLRQKYGRPDPESDKLFRSEIAYDADKTLTDHDPEDFVKRPKRDEGEDQVIHYGLIASANQVMKNPCKRDALAAEKNVLCFEMEAAGLVNHFPCLVIRGICDYSHSHQNKQWQGYAAMAAAAYAKALVCRLQQSRLEHERRILEIPQVVSLLENVKQGVSEIKTRVDHAILGELSVAAGAEYDTHHNEHDPTCHPKTRIDIIHEIERWASDAAGPRMYWLSGMAGTGKSTIARTVARKFDDMHMLAASFFFKRGEIDRSRASLLFSTIARQLVSHRQELLPFVLEAIRKTDNISSKSTREQFSKLILDPLHKARTGQRGKPKMLLVLDALNECSAEKDIETVVPLLATLVKCEGYDIKVFVKSRPELAIHYAFDRTKGLHEEIQLHRVSQDTISHDTGVFLRDELAQIKKAWNTRYPECSSRHLSVGWPGNDNLEVLVQMTNPLFIFAATACRFIRDHRYGDPDQQLSTLLRASKESGVNDKLGPTYLPALRQFRDGRTGLEKEQMLLRFRQIVGTIILLEESLSIVSIAGLLGVEEREVERVLGLLSSVIDVPRSPDSPVSLFHLSFREFLLGSGAEDFAIECTAAHRQITLGCLDLLSKRQPLR from the exons ATGTCTGACCCATTGCTCTACACAATCGGCTGGATATGCGCCATCGTCCCCGAGTTCGTCCCAGCCCGGCTGTTTCTCGACGAAGAACACAAAGATCCAGTCTCCGTTTCGAAACACGACAGCAACTCGTACAAGCTGGGACGCATCGGAAAGCACAACTTTGTGATCGCCGTCCTTCCCCATGGCGAATACGGCCTgaactcggcggcgaccgTCGCGCGGGACATGCTGCACACATTCAAGAATGTCAAG AACGATATCAGGCTgggcgacatcgtcgtcagcTCTCCGGGAGACGGACATGGCGGCGTGTTTCAGTACGACGTTGGCAAGTCTCTCCATAGTGGCAGGTTCCGTACCACGGGTTTCCTGAATAAACCGCCAACTGCCCTCATGACCGCCCTCAACAGTCTGATCAGCGACATCGAAATCAAAGGCAACTGGCTCGGAGACGTTATCAAGAAAGCTCTAAGAAGCAAGACTCTGAGACAGAAGTACGGCCGACCAGATCCCGAATCGGACAAGCTGTTTCGCAGTGAGATCGCATATGATGCGGACAAGACGCTAACCGACCACGACCCGGAAGATTTCGTGAAGCGGCCGAAACGCGATGAGGGAGAGGATCAGGTCATACACTACGGACTGATCGCGTCTGCGAACCAGGTGATGAAGAACCCTTGCAAGAGAGACGCCCTAGCCGCGGAGAAGAACGTGCTCTGTTTCGAGATGGAAGCCGCTGGGTTGGTGAACCATTTCCCCTGCTTGGTCATCAGGGGGATTTGCGACTACTCGCATTCTCACCAGAACAAGCAGTGGCAAGGCTacgccgccatggcggcggcagcgtaTGCGAAAGCGCTGGTGTGTCGGCTTCAGCAGAGCAGGCTTGAACATGAGAGAAGGATTCTCGAGATTCCTCAGGTCGTCTCTTTAT TGGAAAATGTCAAGCAAGGCGTCTCTGAGATCAAGACTCGGGTCGACCATGCCATCCTCGGCGAGTTatccgtcgccgccggcgccgaatACGATACGCATCACAACGAACACGACCCGACCTGCCACCCGAAAACAAGAATCGACATCATACACGAGATTGAGCGCTGGGCCAGCGACGCCGCTGGTCCACGAATGTATTGGCTGAGCGGGATGGCCGGTACCGGAAAGTCAACCATTGCTCGAACGGTGGCCAGGAAGTTTGACGACATGCACATGCTCGCGGCATCTTTCTTCTTCAAACGAGGTGAGATCGATCGCAGCAGAGCGTCGTTGCTCTTCAGCACAATCGCCAGACAGCTCGTCAGTCACCGACAGGAGCTGTTACCTTTTGTGCTGGAAGCGATCAGAAAAACAGACAATATTTCGTCCAAGAGCACCAGAGAGCAGTTCAGCAAGCTCATTCTCGATCCGCTTCACAAGGCCCGCACTGGGCAGCGTGGAAAGCCAAAGATGCTGCTGGTCCTAGACGCCCTCAACGAGTGCTCGGCTGAGAAGGACATCGAAACGGTTGTGCCTCTTCTCGCAACACTCGTCAAGTGCGAGGGCTACGACATCAAAGTGTTCGTCAAAAGTAGACCAGAACTTGCTATCCACTACGCTTTTGACCGAACCAAAGGTTTGCATGAGGAGATCCAGCTGCACAGGGTATCGCAGGATACTATATCGCATGACACAGGGGTTTTTCTTCGCGACGAGTTGGCACAAATCAAGAAAGCGTGGAACACGAGATACCCCGAGTGCTCTTCCCGGCACCTGAGTGTCGGCTGGCCTGGAAACGATAACCTTGAAGTTCTGGTCCAGATGACAAACCCCTTGTTTATTTTTGCCGCGACCGCGTGTCGTTTCATCCGAGACCATCGCTACGGAGATCCAGACCAACAGCTCTCAACTCTGCTCCGAGCTTCGAAAGAGAGTGGTGTGAACGACAAACTCGGTCCGACATACCTCCCGGCCTTACGGCAGTTCAGAGACGGTCGAACGGGCCTCGAGAAGGAACAGATGCTGCTACGGTTTCGACAGATCGTTGGCACAATTATCCTGCTCGAGGAGTCTCTATCCATCGTATCGATAGCAGGCTTACTAGGCgttgaagagagagaggttgaGCGCGTTTTGGGTCTTCTCAGTTCAGTGATCGACGTTCCTCGGAGCCCAGACTCGCCAGTCTCACTCTTTCACTTGTCGTTCCGCGAGTTCCTCCTCGGATCGGGGGCAGAGGACTTTGCCATTGAGTGTACTGCGGCACATCGGCAAATTACGCTCGGGTGCCTAGACCTGCTTTCTAAGAGGCAGCCATTGCGGTAA